A region of Larus michahellis chromosome 15, bLarMic1.1, whole genome shotgun sequence DNA encodes the following proteins:
- the RNF208 gene encoding RING finger protein 208, with protein MQASLRDPRAVDSNVKTILMSCLKGQQVIIKMEAMKIIHPEKFSELQASQPRYAPAPRREPPLVAKRAWPSESEIIVNQACGDIPALDATPGPLPLPRTPPLPRRERGYQSQRKGSSEVCYHRQPPSDEVIVNQYVLHPSTPCEPLECPTCGHMYNFTNKRPRILSCLHSVCEECLQILYESCPKYKFISCPTCKRETVLFTDYGLAALAVNTSILNRLPAEALAANPVQWSSDTDRSCYQTFRQYCGAACTCHIRNPLSSCTIM; from the coding sequence ATGCAGGCGTCCCTCAGAGACCCCAGAGCAGTGGACAGTAATGTGAAAACGATACTCATGTCGTGTCTGAAAGGGCAACAGGTCATCATTAAAATGGAGGCGATGAAAATCATCCACCCGGAGAAGTTTTCGGAGCTGCAGGCCTCGCAGCCGCGCTACGCGCCAGCCCCGCGCCGTGAGCCGCCCCTCGTGGCCAAGCGCGCGTGGCCCTCCGAGTCCGAGATCATCGTCAACCAGGCGTGCGGGGACATCCCCGCCCTGGATgccacccccggccccctgcCGCTGCCCCGGACTCCCCCCCTGCCGCGGCGAGAGCGCGGGTACCAGAGCCAGCGGAAGGGCAGCTCGGAGGTCTGCTACCACCGGCAGCCGCCGTCGGATGAGGTGATCGTCAACCAGTACGTGCTGCACCCCTCGACGCCCTGCGAGCCCCTGGAGTGCCCCACCTGCGGCCACATGTACAACTTCACCAACAAGCGGCCCCgcatcctctcctgcctgcactcgGTGTGCGAGGAGTGCCTGCAGATCCTCTACGAGTCCTGCCCCAAGTACAAGTTCATCTCCTGCCCCACCTGCAAGCGGGAGACCGTCCTCTTCACCGACTACGGGCTGGCGGCGCTGGCTGTCAACACCAGTATCCTCAACAGACTGCCGGCCGAGGCCCTGGCCGCCAACCCCGTCCAGTGGAGCAGCGACACCGACCGCAGCTGCTACCAGACCTTCCGCCAGTACTGCGGGGCTGCCTGCACCTGCCACATCCGGAACCCGCTGTCGTCCTGCACCATCATGTGa